One window of the Lycorma delicatula isolate Av1 chromosome 3, ASM4794821v1, whole genome shotgun sequence genome contains the following:
- the LOC142322432 gene encoding activating signal cointegrator 1 complex subunit 3-like — translation MLTDSCLDTLEEAWCDSGGNNKRRVKKLFGEDIRFTPAEMNDFNLPDVSFLTDLSTGIEAVHSFSMKYDGGNSFSSSTKEDKKPVSKRSFGRPWLVKELQKCCGSQTPAGLSVEEFCETVMTLLKSGRSNDELQNEMFELLGFDRFELIQLLLQHRNDIVFNNSVAEEKKLIAAQGTT, via the exons ATGCTGACAGATAGCTGTTTGGATACATTAGAAGAAGCTTGGTGTGATAGTGgtggtaataataaaagaagagttAAAAAACTATTTGGTGAAGATATACGCTTTACTCCTGCAGAAATGAATGATTTCAATTTACCTGATGTAAGCTTTTTAACTGATTTGTCAACTGGTATTGAAGCTGTCCAttcattttcaatgaaatatgaTGGCGGTAATTCATTCAGCAGTTCAACAAAAGAGGATAAGAAACCAGTCTCAAAAAGATCG tttgGAAGACCATGGTTAGTAAAAGAATTGCAGAAATGTTGTGGATCACAAACCCCTGCTGGTTTATCTGTTGAAGAATTCTGTGAAACTGTGATGACACTTTTAAAATCTGGTCGTTCAAATGATGAACTacaaaatgaa ATGTTTGAACTGTTGGGTTTTGATAGATTTGAATTAATTCAGTTACTGTTGCAACATCgtaatgatattgtttttaataattctgttgcTGAAGAGAAAAAACTAATTGCAGCACAag GAACAACATAG